A genomic region of Candidatus Dormiibacterota bacterium contains the following coding sequences:
- a CDS encoding sialidase family protein: MMASLAPGAGIAALASDQGSVRFSLQHRVGFVSGDDWEPAIAADRFGHEYVLYKHYDVPGGGTCPACDVHLLVQRSSNGGRSWTVPRAIAPVAVDGGQYDPQIAVDPVDGRTVWASFLQNANSVIGVVESTDFGETWSPVRIVSDGLIGLDKDSLVVRGRTVAVAYDDGFSTYASISQDGGRQWTTRLVTPGSNRFNLPLSAGGGIDSKGNLYFAWNSFDAAHSANGDGPVTLWLTRSSDEGKTWQRVVIAVSGAPPPCSGCGFAYLSAQMTMRIGPDDAVYLLWNGTVDRTDFAPERIFFSRSVDHGRTFSSRREVSTAPAGAEHAFPAITVGDRAGDVRLAWMDTPQVAADGTGTWNVRYRATEDNGQTLGPEVRISRFVPGYPYLTPAGFTSPYGDYFQMAIDANDATVLAFGEGPNYAGPGNIWVSHELQTGEPDIAAGGPDESSAATWQRALHGTTERTHAGVGDR; this comes from the coding sequence ATGATGGCTTCCCTGGCGCCAGGGGCAGGCATCGCTGCTTTGGCCAGCGACCAGGGGAGCGTGCGCTTCAGCCTCCAGCACCGGGTCGGTTTCGTCTCCGGCGACGACTGGGAACCGGCCATCGCAGCCGACCGGTTTGGCCATGAGTACGTCCTGTACAAGCACTACGACGTCCCGGGCGGCGGCACCTGCCCCGCCTGCGATGTCCACCTCCTTGTACAGCGCAGCAGCAATGGTGGGCGTAGCTGGACCGTGCCCAGGGCCATTGCCCCAGTAGCCGTTGACGGTGGGCAGTACGATCCGCAGATCGCGGTCGACCCCGTGGACGGCCGCACCGTGTGGGCCTCCTTCCTGCAGAACGCCAACTCCGTGATCGGCGTGGTCGAATCCACCGACTTCGGCGAGACCTGGTCCCCCGTTCGGATCGTAAGTGATGGCCTCATCGGGCTGGACAAGGACTCGCTCGTGGTCCGCGGCCGGACCGTGGCGGTGGCGTACGACGACGGCTTCAGCACCTACGCGTCAATCTCGCAAGACGGCGGTCGGCAGTGGACTACCCGCCTGGTTACGCCCGGCAGCAACCGCTTCAACCTGCCGTTGTCGGCAGGCGGCGGAATCGATTCCAAGGGCAATCTGTATTTTGCCTGGAACAGCTTTGACGCAGCCCATTCGGCTAACGGGGACGGACCGGTTACGCTCTGGCTCACCCGCTCCAGCGACGAGGGAAAAACCTGGCAACGAGTCGTGATCGCTGTCAGTGGCGCTCCCCCGCCCTGCAGTGGTTGCGGCTTCGCCTATCTAAGTGCGCAGATGACCATGAGGATCGGGCCCGACGACGCAGTCTATCTCCTCTGGAATGGAACGGTCGACCGCACGGACTTTGCACCCGAGCGCATCTTTTTCAGCCGCTCGGTTGATCACGGCCGAACCTTCTCATCGCGCCGCGAGGTGTCCACTGCTCCGGCTGGGGCAGAACATGCTTTTCCGGCGATCACCGTCGGCGATCGAGCGGGCGACGTACGGTTGGCCTGGATGGACACGCCGCAGGTGGCTGCGGACGGAACCGGCACCTGGAACGTTCGTTACCGGGCCACTGAAGATAATGGGCAGACGCTGGGGCCGGAGGTACGCATCTCCCGATTCGTGCCTGGCTATCCTTATCTCACGCCAGCCGGGTTCACGTCGCCATACGGCGACTACTTTCAGATGGCGATTGATGCAAACGACGCCACCGTGCTGGCGTTTGGCGAAGGCCCGAACTACGCGGGGCCGGGCAACATCTGGGTCTCGCATGAGCTTCAGACCGGCGAACCGGACATAGCCGCCGGGGGCCCGGATGAAAGCTCCGCGGCGACCTGGCAGCGCGCGCTCCACGGAACTACTGAGCGGACGCATGCAGGTGTCGGCGACCGCTAG